From Pontibacter actiniarum, a single genomic window includes:
- a CDS encoding Mov34/MPN/PAD-1 family protein, producing the protein MHSSSTYVVWLRESAYNAVLVEAIKAMPRETGGVLIGYWGNLYEAVVTDVIGPGSLAVHKRHSFVPDNTHHVREIEKAYLKSDRTETYLGDWHTHPKSGAYLSERDQSTLLKIANYKEARLTKPLMMVLGTKPFGIEAWINAYASSGKRETKKCTLKIYQA; encoded by the coding sequence ATGCACAGTAGCTCTACGTATGTGGTATGGCTAAGGGAGTCGGCCTACAATGCTGTTCTTGTGGAGGCGATAAAGGCTATGCCCCGTGAGACGGGAGGCGTCCTAATCGGGTACTGGGGGAACCTATATGAAGCTGTGGTTACTGACGTCATAGGGCCAGGTTCCTTGGCTGTTCACAAGAGGCATTCGTTTGTTCCTGATAATACCCATCATGTGAGGGAAATCGAGAAAGCATATCTGAAATCGGATAGGACAGAAACATATCTGGGTGACTGGCACACCCATCCGAAGTCAGGCGCTTACCTGAGCGAACGAGATCAAAGCACTCTTCTTAAAATCGCTAATTATAAGGAGGCAAGGTTGACAAAACCGCTGATGATGGTCTTGGGAACCAAACCCTTTGGTATAGAGGCTTGGATAAATGCCTATGCCTCCTCGGGTAAGAGGGAAACAAAAAAATGTACGCTAAAAATTTATCAAGCCTAA
- a CDS encoding ThiF family adenylyltransferase, with translation MAQLPWFEAKPHLLEKEVDALTAAGVEHKISSTAGSQGIMQIDLIIDEASSAVFSLPKEYAPIKLTAVFPDNYPFFRPEVYADGLVLPRHQNPFGKNLCLLPRSTAEWEPEWTLLTFLQSQLPKVLEKGSIEDPALLAEDPHEQAEPVSEYIADPFHPVVFDGSWAETIPDQGDDIVLLGRTLVGVPEMASFQTRMVVLETTNPSGKKVGQLPSSLNKHFQQKLQGTLLRLRERPSLENPLEDLKQLSKLAESKGIYNLAQKPLYLKNGIRITHVIGLNFPEEVKPGVPGMGWLFLVAGVVQETKSLSGKKGRPSEKAIAYYAKALRAGERDLQVRVPRLRELKSKTIALVGLGSLGAPAAIEFARNQVGQLRILDYDVVEPGPTVRWPLGLASAGLLKTEAVKAFIDEHYPTTVVTPLDHKIGGVPPVHAQSKKPSEQQVLEQLLDGASLLFDASAEVGVNHFLSEEAKRLGIPYVSIYATPGAWGGLTMRVVPGKTKGCWMCLQHAKTDNTVPVPIADPAGDIQTAGCGDLTFTGAGFDLQNVSLAGVRLAVATLCSGEEGGYPDMDWDVGVLNLADAEGRPVAPKWSTYTLDSHSKCDYCNAQ, from the coding sequence ATGGCCCAATTACCCTGGTTTGAAGCCAAACCACACTTACTTGAGAAGGAAGTAGATGCCCTGACTGCCGCTGGAGTTGAACACAAGATTAGTTCGACAGCCGGCAGTCAGGGCATCATGCAAATAGACCTCATCATTGATGAGGCCAGTAGCGCAGTATTCAGCTTACCTAAAGAATACGCCCCTATTAAGCTCACAGCAGTTTTCCCAGACAACTACCCGTTTTTCCGTCCTGAGGTCTATGCAGACGGCTTGGTCCTGCCGCGGCATCAGAACCCGTTTGGTAAGAACCTTTGCCTGCTGCCAAGGTCGACGGCCGAGTGGGAGCCAGAGTGGACGCTGCTCACTTTCCTGCAGTCCCAACTGCCGAAAGTGCTGGAGAAAGGGTCCATTGAAGATCCTGCGCTGCTCGCAGAGGATCCGCATGAGCAGGCAGAGCCCGTGAGCGAGTACATAGCAGATCCATTCCACCCTGTGGTTTTTGACGGCTCCTGGGCCGAGACAATACCTGATCAAGGTGATGATATTGTCTTGCTAGGCAGAACTCTTGTAGGTGTCCCTGAAATGGCAAGCTTCCAGACAAGAATGGTCGTGCTGGAGACTACGAATCCTTCCGGTAAAAAAGTTGGTCAGCTCCCCTCATCCCTCAATAAGCACTTCCAACAGAAGCTACAGGGAACCCTGCTACGGCTGCGTGAGCGCCCTTCTTTGGAGAATCCTCTTGAGGACCTGAAGCAGCTTTCCAAACTTGCTGAAAGCAAGGGTATCTATAACTTAGCCCAAAAGCCACTTTATCTGAAAAATGGGATAAGAATCACTCATGTGATCGGATTAAACTTCCCTGAGGAGGTTAAGCCGGGGGTTCCGGGAATGGGCTGGCTGTTCCTCGTGGCTGGCGTAGTTCAGGAGACGAAAAGCCTCAGTGGCAAAAAGGGCCGTCCCAGTGAGAAAGCTATCGCCTACTATGCCAAGGCCCTTAGAGCCGGGGAAAGGGACCTCCAGGTTAGGGTGCCTAGGCTGCGTGAACTGAAGAGCAAAACTATAGCGCTTGTGGGCTTAGGGTCCCTTGGCGCTCCCGCTGCAATAGAGTTTGCTAGAAACCAGGTAGGGCAGTTAAGAATCCTGGATTATGACGTGGTAGAGCCAGGGCCTACTGTGCGCTGGCCGTTGGGCCTCGCATCCGCTGGCCTGTTGAAGACGGAGGCTGTCAAGGCCTTCATAGATGAGCATTATCCAACAACAGTGGTTACGCCACTTGATCATAAGATTGGGGGTGTTCCGCCGGTTCATGCGCAAAGCAAAAAGCCTTCTGAGCAGCAAGTTCTAGAGCAGCTGCTTGACGGAGCCTCTTTACTGTTTGATGCCTCGGCAGAGGTGGGCGTCAACCATTTTCTATCCGAGGAAGCCAAAAGGCTAGGTATTCCCTATGTTTCGATTTACGCAACACCGGGAGCCTGGGGCGGTTTGACCATGCGTGTCGTTCCAGGCAAAACCAAAGGCTGCTGGATGTGCCTGCAGCACGCAAAGACTGACAACACCGTTCCCGTACCCATAGCAGATCCGGCGGGGGACATCCAAACAGCCGGCTGCGGGGACCTAACCTTTACGGGGGCAGGATTTGACCTGCAAAACGTTTCCCTGGCAGGTGTAAGATTGGCAGTCGCCACACTCTGCTCCGGGGAGGAGGGAGGGTATCCTGATATGGATTGGGATGTGGGGGTGCTTAACTTAGCAGACGCCGAAGGCAGGCCTGTTGCACCTAAGTGGTCTACTTACACTCTAGACTCACACTCCAAATGCGACTACTGCAATGCACAGTAG
- a CDS encoding tetratricopeptide repeat protein translates to MRYVPNLIPGHAKVLPAYFKGDPYTSKPGNILLQILSYIGAFFFLLAALAFLQHPIVTCLLGALGFILLPQGQRWLERKGRFRMKGKVKAILGGTLFLISTPFINHYSEVDTRQAHELQLKEEKARQERLLAEQKEQERQDSLAYYVTESIRLRNADKTDQALAVLLHADTFSLHQTEKDTLQDIRTGILSLRAFSLVKASKYKAALPELTSLLKQRPSDDALLYNRAVCYSKMGQTKEAVQDLKAAMAAGNKEAERLHERINPLKRRVAYYVTRCCDGSTSSAKGRGACSHHGGVCDWNDPVYEEYRKY, encoded by the coding sequence ATGCGATACGTCCCTAATCTAATTCCAGGCCATGCCAAGGTCCTTCCTGCCTACTTCAAAGGTGACCCCTACACCTCTAAGCCGGGTAATATTCTTTTGCAGATCCTTTCTTACATAGGAGCCTTCTTCTTCCTGTTAGCGGCATTGGCCTTCCTCCAACACCCTATCGTCACCTGTCTATTAGGCGCACTTGGCTTCATACTGCTTCCTCAGGGCCAACGGTGGCTGGAGCGCAAAGGCAGGTTCCGCATGAAAGGGAAAGTGAAGGCTATTCTGGGAGGAACTTTGTTCCTGATTTCTACTCCATTTATTAACCACTACTCAGAGGTAGACACACGCCAGGCACATGAACTGCAGTTGAAAGAGGAGAAAGCAAGGCAAGAGCGCTTGCTGGCTGAGCAGAAGGAACAAGAGCGCCAGGACAGCCTGGCTTACTACGTGACGGAGAGTATTCGGCTTCGTAATGCCGACAAAACAGACCAAGCGCTGGCAGTGCTCTTGCATGCGGATACCTTCTCTCTGCACCAAACAGAGAAAGACACCCTTCAAGACATTAGAACCGGCATTCTGTCACTACGAGCCTTCTCCCTAGTGAAGGCCTCCAAGTATAAGGCAGCCTTGCCTGAACTAACTTCCCTGCTTAAGCAGCGCCCCTCGGATGACGCACTGCTTTACAACCGCGCCGTCTGCTACAGCAAAATGGGTCAGACAAAAGAGGCCGTGCAGGATCTAAAAGCGGCAATGGCAGCAGGCAACAAGGAGGCCGAAAGACTGCATGAGCGCATCAACCCGCTAAAGAGAAGGGTGGCCTACTATGTGACCCGTTGTTGCGACGGCTCCACCTCAAGCGCGAAGGGCAGGGGAGCCTGCTCCCACCACGGCGGCGTGTGCGACTGGAACGACCCTGTCTATGAAGAATACAGAAAGTACTAG
- a CDS encoding RNA-binding domain-containing protein: MSDKRILQLLQEGEGLRTEFKKASTSLPKNLFETVCAFLNRAGGSIFLGVDDDGSVLGVDPASVGKLKTDLANLSNNAQKLEPPFILFPEEYELDGKAILHIQVPESSQVHRTNGAIFDRSEDGDYRLNNHGQVAELYNRKRAHFTENTIYPYLGFDDFKPELFPKVRNLIYSRDPGHPWLAMDDEQLLRTAGFYRRDFATNQEGYTLAAALVFGRDEVIQQVLPHYKIDALVRREDLDRYDDRAYIQTNLIEAYEQLMAFIAKHLPDRFHMEGDTRVSLRTKIFREVVANLIVHREYTNALPATLVIYRDRVITENANRPQHHGLLVPGQFSPFPKNPTIAKFFIQLGRVDELGSGVRNVHLFLPLYSPGRVPTFDDGDVFRIEIPLDHAMAEGSVHGVSEGLLGEHNVKVSERIAKVLDFVLEHPQATTAVIAEFIGVSEKTAKRDLKVLRDRKLIHFVGPPKSGHYMPTEELREILRNSRS, from the coding sequence ATGAGCGATAAGCGGATACTCCAGCTGCTGCAGGAAGGTGAAGGGCTGAGAACGGAGTTCAAGAAAGCCAGCACCAGCCTGCCTAAGAACCTGTTTGAAACCGTCTGCGCTTTTTTGAACCGTGCAGGCGGGAGCATCTTCCTGGGCGTTGACGATGACGGTAGCGTGCTCGGCGTCGACCCAGCAAGCGTGGGAAAGCTCAAGACTGATCTTGCCAACCTGTCGAACAACGCCCAGAAGCTGGAGCCTCCGTTCATCCTTTTTCCGGAGGAGTATGAGCTCGATGGTAAGGCTATCCTGCACATCCAGGTGCCTGAGAGCTCGCAGGTACACAGGACCAACGGCGCCATATTCGACAGAAGCGAGGACGGAGACTACCGCTTGAACAACCACGGCCAAGTTGCTGAACTCTATAACAGGAAGCGGGCACATTTTACAGAGAATACCATTTATCCGTATCTGGGCTTTGATGATTTCAAGCCTGAGCTTTTCCCGAAGGTTAGGAACCTTATCTACAGCCGGGATCCTGGACACCCGTGGCTGGCCATGGATGATGAGCAGTTGTTGAGAACAGCAGGCTTCTACCGTCGGGACTTTGCCACTAACCAAGAGGGCTACACCTTGGCCGCGGCGCTTGTCTTCGGTCGCGACGAGGTAATTCAGCAGGTGCTGCCGCACTATAAGATAGATGCCCTGGTCCGCCGCGAGGACTTGGACCGCTATGACGACAGAGCCTATATTCAGACGAACCTGATTGAGGCCTACGAACAGCTCATGGCTTTCATAGCCAAGCATCTGCCAGACAGGTTTCACATGGAGGGCGATACTCGGGTCAGCCTGAGGACAAAGATTTTCCGTGAGGTCGTGGCCAACCTTATTGTGCACCGTGAGTATACCAATGCATTGCCTGCCACCTTGGTCATCTATAGGGACAGGGTAATCACGGAAAACGCCAACCGGCCGCAGCATCACGGACTGCTTGTCCCGGGGCAGTTCTCCCCTTTCCCTAAGAACCCGACTATCGCTAAGTTTTTTATCCAGCTGGGCAGGGTTGACGAGCTCGGGTCTGGAGTGCGCAACGTGCACCTTTTCCTGCCCCTCTACTCCCCTGGCAGGGTACCGACTTTCGATGACGGTGATGTGTTCAGGATAGAAATCCCTTTAGACCATGCGATGGCTGAAGGCAGTGTACACGGCGTTAGCGAAGGACTGCTAGGCGAGCATAACGTTAAGGTAAGCGAGCGAATAGCCAAGGTTCTGGACTTCGTGCTGGAGCATCCCCAAGCGACTACCGCTGTCATAGCTGAATTTATAGGTGTCTCGGAGAAAACGGCCAAGAGGGATTTAAAGGTGCTGAGGGATAGAAAGCTGATTCACTTCGTGGGACCGCCAAAGTCTGGTCATTATATGCCAACGGAGGAGTTGAGGGAGATTTTAAGGAACAGTCGCAGTTGA
- a CDS encoding sugar O-acetyltransferase → MTEKYKMLRGDHYDSRDPELLEMYHRARKLMRTYNNFDSELSNEREHILAELLGYKGSGVWIEAPFFCDYGENISIGVNTFVNANCMFLDNNKITVGENGLIAPSVQIYTASHPLKASDRIVQSVSGTRYLTSSKPVAIGNNVCIGGNSVIFPGVTIGDNVTVGAGSVVTKDIPDNTLAFGNPCEVRREL, encoded by the coding sequence GTGACTGAAAAGTATAAAATGCTGCGGGGAGATCATTATGACTCTAGAGATCCGGAGTTGCTAGAGATGTATCACCGCGCAAGAAAACTCATGAGGACGTATAACAATTTTGACTCGGAATTGAGTAATGAACGGGAGCACATTCTTGCGGAGCTTTTGGGTTATAAAGGTTCTGGTGTTTGGATTGAAGCCCCGTTCTTCTGCGATTATGGAGAAAACATCTCGATTGGGGTAAACACCTTTGTAAACGCGAATTGTATGTTCCTCGATAACAACAAAATCACAGTTGGTGAAAATGGACTCATAGCACCTAGTGTACAGATTTATACGGCTTCTCACCCTTTAAAGGCCTCTGACCGAATCGTGCAAAGTGTGAGTGGCACTCGCTACCTCACCTCGTCAAAACCAGTGGCCATTGGCAACAACGTGTGTATCGGGGGTAACTCTGTCATTTTCCCTGGCGTAACGATTGGGGATAATGTCACAGTCGGAGCTGGAAGCGTCGTAACAAAAGACATTCCTGACAACACATTGGCTTTTGGTAACCCTTGTGAGGTAAGAAGGGAGCTCTAG
- a CDS encoding SusC/RagA family TonB-linked outer membrane protein, translated as MKRILLLLCLLCYMLPGQAQQPLRGKVIAARDQSALPGATVIIRGTSQGTTTDASGLFTLPAVPDTATLLVRFLGYQAQTVPLRLPLAQPLVIALTESESQLREVEVSTGYQTLPQERATGSFAQLTKAELSEQVSTDVLSRLESVASGLTVDRSTSQSGGRLLIRGLSTIQGPKSPLIVVDNFPYEGDITNINPNDVESVTILKDAAAASIWGARAGNGVVVITTKKGRFNQPFRMELNSNVTVSEQPDLSYIRQMASSDYIDVEQLLFSKGYYNSKINSSSRPALSPVVELLRQQALGTVSEDEVAAQLSAWRGVDVRDEFTRHMYQSAVNQQYSLSLQGSSEVNAWLVSAGYDHNTSELDAGYERLNLRLQHTLRPVKNLEFSTDLYYTRSQRNSGKPGYGQISTTSGSLYPYARFADEAGNALPIAKDFRQSYITTAGAGKLLDWQYYPLEDYRHARSTADLQDVLGNLGLSYRLPGGLAATLRYQYQRQQTTGESLLDAQSYAARNLVNLYTQLDPQTGEVTYAIPKGGILDLSTDLVQAHSARGQLSFDRDWAHHRLSVLAGVELRHAAATGNANRLYGYDPSVLTFGYVDYTQAYLTFINGRQAPIPAGTNLYDRTTRFASLFANTAYTYRGRYTLSASARRDGSNLFGVQARERWNPLWSAGLAWDLAAEPFYGLDFLPYLKLRATYGYSGNVDPGRAAVTTMAYLMPSPYTLDTYAVFSSYANPALTWERAGMLNLGLDFRLRGEVLSGSLEYFRKKGTDLFGQELLDYTAGAGTSIVKNVASMQGRGVDLTLSSRNVRTPSFGWTTDLKASYYRDEVTEYFQGNQMASRFVTSVPAISAAPGRPVYGIYSYRWAGLDPQTGNPQGYVEGQVSQDYTALSGFQVQLSDLKYHGSALPTFYGSLGNTLSYKGFSLTARLTYKLGYYFRRSSLSYSNLFASGLGHADYAERWQQPGDEAHTDVPSLVYPAVSRRDSFYAGSEALVERGDHVRLQYITASYTLDRSRYKRLPFQRLQLQLNASNLGLLWRANKHGLDPDYALGYYALAPARSYAVGLKASF; from the coding sequence ATGAAAAGAATATTACTCCTGCTTTGCCTGCTCTGCTATATGCTGCCGGGCCAGGCGCAACAGCCCCTTCGCGGCAAAGTCATTGCCGCCCGGGACCAATCCGCCCTACCCGGGGCCACGGTTATCATCCGGGGCACGTCCCAGGGCACCACAACGGATGCCAGCGGGCTATTTACTCTGCCCGCCGTGCCCGACACAGCCACCCTGCTGGTACGTTTCCTGGGCTACCAGGCCCAAACTGTCCCCCTGCGCCTGCCCCTTGCCCAGCCCCTGGTGATCGCCCTCACCGAGAGCGAAAGCCAGTTGCGCGAGGTTGAGGTTTCCACCGGCTACCAGACCCTGCCCCAGGAACGCGCTACCGGCTCCTTTGCCCAGCTCACAAAGGCCGAACTTTCCGAGCAGGTCAGCACCGACGTGCTCAGCCGTTTGGAAAGTGTGGCCAGCGGCCTCACAGTGGACCGCAGCACCAGCCAGTCCGGAGGACGCCTCCTGATCCGGGGCCTGAGCACCATCCAGGGGCCTAAGTCTCCGCTTATCGTCGTGGATAACTTCCCCTATGAAGGCGACATCACCAACATCAACCCCAACGACGTGGAAAGCGTCACCATCCTCAAGGACGCGGCGGCAGCCTCCATCTGGGGGGCACGTGCCGGCAACGGCGTGGTGGTCATCACCACAAAAAAAGGCCGCTTCAACCAGCCTTTCCGCATGGAACTCAACAGCAATGTGACCGTCTCCGAGCAACCCGACCTGTCGTATATCCGCCAGATGGCTAGCTCGGATTACATTGATGTCGAACAGCTGCTCTTCAGCAAAGGCTACTATAACTCCAAAATCAACTCCTCCAGCCGCCCCGCCCTGTCCCCGGTGGTGGAGCTCCTGCGCCAGCAGGCGCTGGGCACAGTGAGCGAAGACGAGGTCGCCGCGCAGCTCAGCGCCTGGCGCGGGGTAGACGTGCGCGACGAGTTTACCCGGCATATGTACCAGTCTGCTGTCAACCAGCAGTACAGCCTTTCGCTGCAGGGCAGCTCCGAGGTGAACGCCTGGCTGGTTTCTGCCGGCTATGACCACAACACAAGCGAACTGGATGCGGGCTACGAACGGCTCAACCTGCGCCTGCAGCACACCCTGCGCCCGGTCAAAAACCTGGAATTCAGCACAGACCTGTACTATACCCGCAGCCAGCGCAACAGCGGTAAGCCCGGCTATGGCCAGATCAGCACTACCAGCGGCAGCCTTTACCCCTACGCCCGCTTTGCCGACGAGGCAGGAAACGCACTGCCGATTGCCAAGGATTTCCGCCAGTCCTACATCACCACGGCCGGTGCGGGCAAGCTGCTTGACTGGCAGTACTATCCGCTGGAGGACTACCGCCACGCCCGCTCCACCGCGGACTTGCAGGACGTGCTGGGCAACCTCGGCCTGAGCTACCGCCTGCCCGGAGGCCTGGCAGCCACCCTCCGCTACCAATACCAGCGGCAGCAGACCACAGGGGAAAGCCTATTGGACGCCCAGAGCTACGCGGCCCGAAACCTGGTGAACCTTTACACGCAGCTCGACCCGCAGACAGGCGAAGTGACCTACGCCATTCCGAAAGGTGGCATTTTGGACCTGTCCACGGACCTGGTGCAGGCCCACAGCGCCCGCGGTCAGCTAAGCTTTGACCGTGACTGGGCCCACCACCGGCTCTCGGTCCTGGCCGGTGTGGAGCTGCGCCACGCGGCCGCCACAGGCAACGCCAACCGCCTCTACGGCTACGACCCGTCCGTGCTGACATTCGGCTACGTGGACTACACCCAGGCCTATCTGACCTTTATCAACGGCCGCCAGGCCCCTATCCCTGCCGGCACGAACCTGTATGACCGCACCACGCGTTTTGCCTCGCTCTTTGCCAATACGGCCTATACCTACCGCGGGCGCTACACCCTCTCGGCCAGCGCCCGCCGGGACGGCTCGAACCTGTTCGGGGTGCAGGCCCGTGAGCGCTGGAATCCGCTCTGGTCCGCGGGCCTGGCCTGGGACCTGGCCGCGGAACCTTTTTACGGGCTGGACTTCCTGCCCTACCTCAAGCTGCGCGCCACCTACGGCTACAGCGGCAACGTAGACCCTGGACGGGCCGCCGTCACCACGATGGCCTACCTGATGCCCTCCCCTTACACGCTCGATACCTATGCAGTCTTCTCCAGTTACGCCAACCCTGCGTTGACCTGGGAGCGGGCGGGTATGCTTAATCTGGGCCTGGACTTCCGCCTCCGGGGGGAGGTGCTCTCTGGCAGCCTGGAGTATTTCCGCAAGAAGGGCACTGACCTGTTCGGCCAGGAGCTGCTCGACTACACGGCCGGGGCCGGAACGAGCATCGTCAAGAACGTAGCTAGCATGCAGGGCCGGGGCGTGGACCTGACGCTGAGCAGCCGTAATGTGCGCACCCCTTCTTTCGGCTGGACCACCGACCTGAAGGCGAGCTATTACCGGGACGAGGTCACCGAATACTTCCAGGGCAACCAGATGGCCAGCCGCTTTGTCACGAGCGTTCCGGCGATCTCAGCCGCCCCCGGCCGGCCGGTCTATGGCATTTACTCCTACCGCTGGGCGGGACTGGACCCGCAGACGGGCAACCCACAAGGCTACGTGGAGGGGCAGGTGAGCCAGGACTACACTGCCCTGTCCGGCTTCCAGGTGCAGCTCTCGGACCTGAAGTACCACGGCTCGGCCCTGCCTACCTTCTATGGATCACTGGGCAACACCCTTTCCTACAAAGGCTTCTCGCTCACAGCGCGCCTGACCTATAAACTGGGCTACTACTTCCGCCGCTCCTCACTGAGCTACAGCAACCTGTTTGCCAGCGGCCTGGGGCATGCCGACTATGCCGAACGCTGGCAGCAGCCCGGGGATGAGGCCCACACCGACGTACCCTCGTTGGTGTACCCTGCCGTCTCACGCCGCGACAGCTTCTATGCCGGCTCCGAGGCCCTCGTGGAACGTGGTGACCATGTGCGTCTTCAGTACATCACGGCCAGCTACACACTCGACCGCAGCCGCTATAAGCGCCTGCCTTTCCAGCGCCTGCAGCTGCAGCTCAACGCCAGCAACCTCGGTCTGCTCTGGCGCGCCAACAAGCACGGCCTCGACCCAGACTACGCCCTGGGCTACTACGCCCTGGCTCCTGCCCGCAGCTACGCAGTGGGTTTGAAAGCATCTTTTTAA
- a CDS encoding helix-turn-helix domain-containing protein, with protein sequence METAARKRPIHLGDHVRRMRTALGVKQSALANELGTTQQNISRIEQEEEVDDVTLEKIAGALGVSAEAIKNFTEDGPVFHIQNMNDNSGNFNQYNFNPIEKIVELYDALLKSEREKVELLERMLKDQGNRD encoded by the coding sequence ATGGAAACAGCAGCCAGAAAACGACCGATTCACCTGGGCGATCACGTTCGTAGAATGCGCACCGCTTTGGGCGTGAAACAGTCCGCCCTAGCCAATGAACTGGGTACGACCCAGCAGAACATCTCCCGCATTGAGCAGGAAGAAGAGGTAGATGATGTGACGTTGGAGAAGATTGCCGGTGCACTTGGGGTATCTGCGGAAGCCATCAAGAATTTTACCGAGGATGGTCCTGTTTTTCATATTCAAAATATGAATGATAATTCTGGGAACTTTAACCAGTATAACTTCAACCCAATTGAAAAAATTGTAGAGCTTTATGACGCATTGCTTAAGAGCGAGCGTGAGAAGGTGGAGTTACTGGAGCGTATGCTGAAGGATCAGGGAAACAGAGACTAA
- a CDS encoding TlpA family protein disulfide reductase, whose translation MPTKKHFPGLLLPLLLLLLVLLLQLLPGWLLSLAQAQNPPASAPGLQVGQPLPDLLLPELVNSSRSSVRLSDFRGKLLLLDFYATWCSTSRSVMPRLDSLQRIFGQQLQILLVSYPAARDTRQTVENFLTEHRRPDGQPYALPSVVEDTSLVPLFPHEHIPHFAWITPDGKVGTLTGPEQVTEANIRRALAEGHMPPSMRHYDLDAPLWANKELPGHTRQYSFLHHGYLAGAPAGLRLRYKAGQISGAVLTNLSVLALYDVAKWQLYPAYGERGWILSKVDSADFFPEKSPLPPEAWKAQHLYSYDLQLPPGQADSLYRYLWEDLHRYSGYRATWEPRATECLALVRRGRRDRLHSKGGTPQNRLFRPEKPYLQNLPLSALLARLNTSNALGLLVVDATGYTQPVDLALSGDFDDLEILRRDLRRYGLDLVRQRRTVPLLVLRKVPAPDTVQAIR comes from the coding sequence ATGCCAACGAAAAAACATTTCCCCGGGCTGCTCTTGCCCCTGCTGCTGCTTCTGCTCGTACTCTTGCTCCAGCTCCTGCCGGGCTGGCTGCTCTCACTGGCGCAGGCTCAGAATCCCCCTGCGTCGGCGCCAGGCCTCCAGGTCGGCCAACCTTTGCCGGACCTGCTGCTGCCCGAGCTGGTTAACTCCTCCCGCTCTTCAGTTCGCCTCTCGGACTTTCGCGGTAAGCTGCTGCTGCTCGACTTCTACGCCACCTGGTGCTCCACCTCCCGCAGCGTCATGCCCCGGCTGGACTCCCTGCAGCGCATTTTTGGCCAACAGCTGCAAATTCTATTGGTCAGCTACCCCGCCGCCCGCGATACACGACAGACAGTGGAGAATTTCCTGACAGAGCACCGCCGCCCTGACGGGCAGCCTTATGCCCTGCCCTCTGTAGTGGAGGACACAAGCCTGGTGCCGCTTTTCCCGCACGAGCACATCCCGCACTTTGCCTGGATTACCCCCGACGGTAAGGTCGGCACCCTCACCGGCCCGGAGCAAGTGACGGAAGCCAACATCCGGCGCGCGCTCGCGGAAGGACACATGCCTCCTTCCATGCGGCACTACGACCTGGATGCCCCGCTCTGGGCAAACAAAGAGCTACCCGGGCACACACGCCAGTACTCTTTCCTGCACCATGGTTATTTGGCCGGCGCCCCGGCAGGCCTGCGCCTCCGCTACAAGGCGGGCCAGATCAGCGGTGCCGTGCTCACCAACCTTTCGGTGCTGGCACTCTACGATGTAGCCAAATGGCAGCTTTACCCGGCCTACGGGGAACGCGGCTGGATCCTTTCCAAAGTCGATTCGGCCGATTTTTTCCCTGAAAAGTCCCCGCTGCCTCCTGAGGCCTGGAAGGCCCAACACCTGTACAGTTATGACCTGCAGCTCCCCCCTGGCCAGGCCGACAGCCTTTACCGGTATCTCTGGGAGGACCTCCACCGCTACTCTGGCTACCGGGCTACCTGGGAGCCACGGGCGACCGAGTGCCTGGCGCTCGTGCGGCGTGGCCGCCGGGATCGCCTGCACTCCAAAGGAGGAACGCCGCAGAACCGGCTCTTTCGCCCAGAAAAACCTTACCTGCAGAACCTGCCGCTCTCTGCGCTCCTGGCCCGCCTGAACACGAGCAATGCCTTGGGCCTGCTCGTCGTGGACGCCACCGGCTATACCCAGCCGGTAGACCTGGCCCTTTCGGGCGACTTTGATGACCTGGAAATTCTGCGCCGGGACTTACGCCGCTACGGTTTGGACCTGGTGCGCCAGCGCCGCACGGTACCTCTGCTCGTGCTCCGGAAAGTACCCGCGCCTGACACGGTGCAAGCCATTCGTTAA